The DNA sequence AGCCACAGTCCGCGAAGCCATGAAGGACCGTCGCTTGTGGTTCCTCCTGCTGACATGGTTTCTCCTCGGCTTTGCCCTCATGATCGTCGTGGTCCATATGGTCCCTTACCTTCACGATCGCCGGCTGAGCCTCGCGATCGCGTCGCTGGTGCTGACCATCTACGGCGTGAGCAGCATCGCCGGCAGGATCCTCTTCGGCGCGACAGCAGACCGGCTCGGCACGGCGCCCACTTTCTGGTTCTGCTCGATCCTCCAGATCTTGAGTCTCACCTCAATCCTGGTCGGGCCGTCCCCCTCGGTCCTGTATTTCCTCATCATGTGGTTCGGGCTCGGCGCGGCTGGCGCCGACACGGTCGTCGTGAAAGCCGCTGCGGAGACCTTCGGGGTCCGGGCCATCGGGGCGATTACGGGCGTCGTCGGCTTGGGATGGCGGTGCGGGGCCGCCCTCGGTCCGACAGTGGCGGGGGTTCTCTACGACGTCACAGGCGCCTACACGATCGCCTTCGGCCTGGCCTCGGCAGGGTTGGTTGCAAGCCTCGTGCTCTTCACGCTGGGAATCTCAGGCCGGCGGCCGGCCCTAGAACATCAAACGCGGGGCACTCCCTGAGCGGGTACCCGCGCCGGACGCACACCCGCGGCTCTGCCGTGGGTGGCCGGCCCCCCTCCGAGGGTTTCAGGCCGCGGGCGTGAGCGCGAAGTCGTACTCCATGGTGTAGAACGGCGCCGCGACTCCGCGCGCCCGCGCTTCCTCCGCTGCATCGTGGCGGACGAACTCGGTCACGAGGGAGCTCTTCATCGCGAACACCGGATCTACCTCGAGATAGGGATCGTCCGCGACGAAGATGTGGGTGCAGAGGGTCTCGTAGCCCTTCGCCGAGACGATGAAATGGATATGAGCCGGCCGATAGATCTGGCGACCCAGCGCGACCACCATCTTCCCGACGGGTCCATCGA is a window from the Candidatus Rokuibacteriota bacterium genome containing:
- a CDS encoding MFS transporter; protein product: MAASFAVMFGVWNPYAGFGVFLPILAGEFGWGRGAISLAASLNLFVGGAIAFGVGAASDRYGPRGILALSGLMVGTSYLLASTMSTLWHLYLLLGFLLGVGMSGMYVVPTATVSRWFVTQRGLALGVVLAGLNLAYVTGAPLSAFFISTFGWRAAYLLLGGLVLAVAVPASLLIQAPPSGNHARRPIAEAAGRAVSEATVREAMKDRRLWFLLLTWFLLGFALMIVVVHMVPYLHDRRLSLAIASLVLTIYGVSSIAGRILFGATADRLGTAPTFWFCSILQILSLTSILVGPSPSVLYFLIMWFGLGAAGADTVVVKAAAETFGVRAIGAITGVVGLGWRCGAALGPTVAGVLYDVTGAYTIAFGLASAGLVASLVLFTLGISGRRPALEHQTRGTP